In Bacillus sp. FJAT-45037, the following are encoded in one genomic region:
- a CDS encoding sensor histidine kinase, which produces MQSWYNIFPKNTGLSVYVWIIFCVLPFYFIFRLSSAFEIIFGIIMILLFFVSYRLSFITKGKLIYLWVSIEMAISIGMTLFYGYVYFALFLAFFIGNIQSKAGFFTLYVVHLVTTIIAVSVSFFTQSELFYTQFPFIIICVIGVILLPVNMYNRNKRETLEGQLEDANERISKFIVIEERQRIARDLHDTLGQKLSLIGLKSDLARKLIERDPDAAKTEMLDINQTARTALKEVREMVSDMRGVKLEDEIIHVQQILRAAQIEFMFEGDARLTNTPLLVENVVSMCLKEAVTNVTKHSKAKTCTVVIKELDNELQIVIKDDGNGIQDESGSYEGNGLRGIRERLEFINGSLDMTMSNGTTLDIRVPNIIMQTIRGN; this is translated from the coding sequence ATGCAAAGCTGGTATAATATCTTTCCTAAAAACACGGGACTTAGCGTGTACGTCTGGATCATTTTCTGTGTTTTACCTTTTTATTTTATCTTTAGATTATCTTCGGCTTTTGAAATAATTTTTGGGATCATTATGATCTTATTATTCTTTGTTTCGTATCGGTTATCGTTTATTACTAAAGGGAAGTTGATTTATCTTTGGGTTAGTATTGAGATGGCGATAAGTATAGGGATGACCCTTTTTTACGGCTATGTTTATTTTGCTCTTTTCTTAGCATTCTTTATTGGAAACATCCAAAGTAAGGCTGGCTTTTTCACGTTATATGTCGTCCATCTCGTCACGACGATTATTGCAGTAAGTGTAAGCTTCTTCACACAAAGTGAGTTATTCTATACACAATTCCCATTTATTATAATTTGTGTGATTGGAGTCATCCTTTTGCCGGTAAATATGTATAACCGAAACAAACGCGAAACGCTTGAGGGACAATTAGAAGATGCCAACGAGCGTATCTCTAAGTTTATTGTCATTGAAGAACGTCAACGGATCGCACGTGATCTTCATGATACGCTTGGTCAGAAACTGTCATTGATTGGTTTGAAAAGTGACTTAGCTCGGAAGTTAATTGAGCGAGATCCAGACGCTGCCAAAACTGAAATGCTCGATATTAACCAAACGGCGAGAACCGCATTAAAAGAAGTTCGAGAAATGGTCTCTGATATGCGAGGGGTTAAACTCGAAGATGAGATCATCCATGTGCAGCAAATACTAAGAGCGGCTCAAATAGAGTTTATGTTTGAAGGGGATGCTCGCTTAACTAACACGCCTTTGTTAGTTGAAAATGTTGTCAGTATGTGCTTAAAAGAAGCGGTAACGAATGTGACAAAACATAGCAAAGCGAAGACTTGTACGGTTGTAATTAAAGAATTAGATAATGAACTGCAAATAGTGATCAAGGATGATGGGAATGGGATTCAAGATGAAAGCGGTTCTTATGAAGGAAACGGACTTCGTGGAATTCGAGAACGGTTGGAATTTATTAATGGAAGCTTAGATATGACCATGTCAAACGGAACGACTCTCGATATTCGAGTGCCAAATATTATCATGCAAACGATTAGGGGGAATTAA
- a CDS encoding response regulator transcription factor has protein sequence MIRIVIAEDQRMLLGALSSLLDLEEDMEVVGKARNGEEALMLVKEHQPDICIMDIEMPIKSGLDVAEEIMDESCKVIILTTFARAGYFERARKADVRGYLLKDSPSEELAKSIRVIMDGRRIYAPELIDLAYDDPNPLTNREKQVMELIAEGKSTNEIASELYLTNGTVRNYISAILDKLDVGNRIEAISRFKEKGWFK, from the coding sequence GTGATACGAATTGTGATTGCCGAAGATCAGCGGATGTTGCTTGGAGCTCTTAGTTCTTTGCTTGATTTAGAAGAAGATATGGAAGTCGTAGGAAAGGCAAGGAACGGGGAAGAGGCATTGATGTTGGTGAAGGAGCATCAGCCAGATATTTGTATTATGGATATTGAGATGCCGATTAAAAGCGGACTTGATGTCGCAGAAGAGATTATGGATGAATCTTGTAAGGTGATTATTTTAACAACATTTGCTAGAGCAGGATATTTTGAGCGAGCGAGAAAGGCAGATGTGAGAGGCTATTTACTAAAAGATAGTCCGAGTGAAGAATTAGCGAAATCCATTCGTGTTATTATGGACGGTCGACGTATTTATGCTCCTGAACTCATTGATCTTGCCTACGATGATCCCAACCCACTCACTAATCGTGAAAAACAAGTGATGGAACTGATTGCAGAAGGAAAAAGCACGAACGAGATCGCTAGTGAGCTCTATTTAACAAATGGTACGGTCCGAAATTATATTTCTGCTATTCTTGATAAGCTAGATGTCGGAAATCGAATAGAAGCCATTTCCAGGTTTAAAGAGAAGGGCTGGTTTAAGTAG